The sequence AATTACAACAAGAGTCGCGAATTCTGATACAGAAACTGGGGAACTAGCCTACTCATCTTCTTCATTCCCACTCTGATTCCCCCAACTATAAGTATGGGACATCTTACACAGGTAGTAGTTATTTATTACACTGCAGCTTGGTACTTGTATTTTAAACACAGGCCTAATATTTTTACTCTAAAATATTAACTGTCAACTTGTTTTTCGTATACATCGACATCCAGTCATACAAAATATACTACTGAAGCTAATGCAATTGTATTTTCCATCACCACAACTTCTACAACTTTTAACGAAAACTTCAATTGCTACTGTATCTAAGTGTATCCACCAATGCTATTGTGCTACAACTTGTTTCAAACTTATCTGACACTATTACAAGACGTaacaaattgaaaataaattaaataggtATAGATACCGGATTTCTGTTTTGGTTAATTCAACAATACACCCAATACTGGATAGCattccccccccttcccctcccccctcccctgttcATAGCCACACACTACCAGTATCTTGGACACTGTGGAGTTCTTTGAGGTGGTTAAATTCTGTTCTGTTCTCTGTGAGCTTCCTGCTTGCAAGGGATCACTTCCTACTTTGAGGTAGCATTGTCATTACCGGTGAAGTGCGCAACAGTATTCCGGTCCGTATCACTCTTATTCTAGACAGTTCGGTGGCGAAACACAGCCAGCATCTACATTTCCACCGTGATGCTATTGCAATGATTGGTTTTCATGGACTGTTGGCATGCTCGTCTGCCACAGAAGATGACCTCTAATAATTTCACAGCACTGCTTCTTTGTATCGCGTCACAACCATCTGAAGTAGAGTGGTCTGGAGTTGAAGCCTTCACTGCATTACCTCTTCACATTCCGTCGAAACCACCTGTATTACAGTGCTCTGGCGTTGAATCATCATTTAGCACCCAATCCAAGTAATTCTTGAAATGGCCTATGTGATATTCTCTGGACTCTACTTGTTGGTCTCGCAACGCAATGTCTGCTTGACATTGAGTTTTACATGTCGATTCAGATGCTGCCGATCTGTACAAGTAGCATCGACGTACTATTGAGGTTACCTGGACAATGTTCTGGCGAATATTATTTTCCATAGGCGCTCTCTGAGCTAAGTACAATAACCCACCAAGAAGTGTGCTAGGATTCCCTCATGAGGCTTTCGGATTACTCATTCCGAGGCTCCATTTTACTATTGGAACAATGTCACTGACACGTGTCCCAGTTTTCAGTTTTAGTATTCACTCTTATCCTAATATGAATGACACAAGAATTCAAATATGGTTCCTCTCCTCTGCGTTTCGTATCTTTATTTCCTAACTTATTGCATGCACTAGATTAAATCATATGTGGATGTATTTTGTGTATACTAATGAAATATGTTCAGTcaatatctgtcagacttttgatctAAAATTAGTTTTCTGATTCACCTATCAAAAATCATGTACGGAGAAAGATATGTCTTGATACCACAGAAACACTTATACTAAACTTTGTAATTTTAATATCTTGCCTCTACTTCAATAAATTTCTGTAGACATCGATACGTAGACGCTAGCTGGGATTTCGCAGCTTCTCGTGTTtaccacctggctgaaaatcagcAATCACTTAATCAACTTTCTAGAAATTTCAGATGATTCCACTCAGGACGTAACCAGCACCAAATGATAAGCAAATGGGAACATGCTACTTCAGCACGTAACAAGCCACAAAGCAATGAATCTCACTAACCATAGTTTTCCTACACTTTCAGGAATGCAGTGGCTTAATGCAGATTATTTGGACCTGAGAGGCACGACTATGGGTGGTAAGTGATTATTACATTATTTCGCTTAGGAATATACTCAATCTACTCAATTAGAAAGGCACCAACTACTAGTACAACAGTAGTGTTTCATGCGTATTCGTACTTGGTAATAGCAACCACGAATATTCTCTACATTCCATGACAAAATGGACAGGTTTCCTACACCTGAAACAATTCACGGAAGTTGATTATGTGCACCACCTAAATCTGTGAGAGTGCAACGGCTAGTCCATCCTTTACTTTGTCCCTTAAAGGAACACAAATCAACGAGTGGTTCGCATTTTATAATTCGAAATTCCAACAAGAGTCGCTAAGTCTGATATGCAGAAACTGGGAAGCTAGCTTGCTGTCCTTCCTCAAACCCACTTTGATTCCATCGACCCTAAGTATGAGACATCTTACACAGGTAGTATTTATTCATTACATTGCAGCCTGGTACTTGTATTTTAAACACAGGCTTATTATTTTCGCTCTAAAATATTAACTGTCAACTTGTTTTTCGTATACATCGACATCCAGTCATACGAAATGTACTACTGAAGCTAATGCAATTCTATTTCCCATCACCACAACGTCTACAACTTTTAACGAAAACTTCAATTGCTACTGTACCTAAGTGTATCCACCAATACTATTGTGCTACAACTTGTTTCAAACTTATATGACACTATTATACGATGTAACAAATGGAAATAGTTTATATATGTAAAGACACCAGATTTCTTATGTGGCTATTTCAACAATATCCTCGATACTTGAtcgtccatccccccccccctccccaccgtccTAGTCACACACTACCAATATCTTAGTCACTGTTGAAGGCTTTGAGGTGGTTAACTTGTGTTCTGTGCTCTGTGCGCTTCCTGCTTGCAAGGGATCACTTCCTACATTGAGGTAGCATTGTCATTGCCGATGAAGTGTGCAACAATATTCTGGTGCATGTCACTCTTATTCTAGACAGTTCACTGGCGAAACACAGCCAGCATCTGCATTTCCACCGTGATGCTGTTGTAATGGTAGGTTTTCGCGGTCTGTTGGCCTTCATGTCTGCCACAGAAGATGACCTGTCATATTTTCACAGCACTGCTTCTTTGTATCGCATCACAACCATCTGAAGTAGAGTGGTCTGGAGTTGAAGCCTTCACTGCATTACCTCTTCACATTTCGTTGAAACCACCTGTATTACAGTGCTCTGGCGTTGAATCTTCATTTAGCACCCAATCCAAGTAATTCTTGAAATGGCCTATGATATTCTCTGGACTCTACTTGTTGGTCTCGCAACGCAATATCTGCTTGACATTGAGTCTTCCGTGTCGATTCAGATGCTGCTGATCTGTACAAGTAGCATCGACGTACTATTGAGGTTTCCTGGACAATGTTCTGGCGAATATTATTTTCCATAGGCGCTCTGTGAGCTAAGTACAATAACCCACCAAGAAGTGTGCTACGCCTCGTGCCCCATCCAGATGCCTTATTCTGAggctctgtttcattttcatttttggcaCAAACCCACTGATATGTCTCCCAGTTTCCAACTATCAATATTCGATCTTATCCTAATATAATTGATACAAGAATTCAAATATGGTGCCTCTCCTCTGCGTTTCGTATCTTTATTCCTGGCTTATTGCATACACTAGATTAATTCATATGTGGATGTACTTTGTGTATACTAATGAAATATGTTCAGTCAATATCTATTAGACTTTTGATCTAAAATAAGTTTTCTGATTCACCTATCAAAACTCATGGAAGGAGAAAGATATGTCTTGAAAACCATAGAAACCCTTATACTAAACTTTTTAATTTTAACATATTGCCTCTACTTGAATAAATTTCTGTAGACATCCATACATAGACGATAGCTGGGATTTCGCAGCTTCTCGTGTTtaccacctggctgaaaatcagcAATCACTTACTCAACTTTCTAGAAATTTCAGATGATTCCACTCAGGACGTAACCAGCACCAAATGATAAGCAAATGGGAACATGCTACTTCAGCACGTAACAAGCCACAAAGCAATGAATCTCACTAACCATAGTTTTCCTACACTTTCAGGAAtgcagaggattaatgcagatTATTTGGACCTGGGAGGCACGACTATGGGTGGTAAGTGATTATTACATTATTTCGCTTAGGAATATACTCCATCTACTCAATTAGAATGGCACCAACTACTAGTACAACAGAAGTGTTTCATGCGTATTCGTACTTGTAAATAACAACCACAAGTATTCTCTACATTCCATGACAAAATGGACAGGTTTCCTACACCTGAAACAAATCACAGAAGTATATTATGTGCACCATGTACATCTGTAAGGGTCCAACAGCGAGTCCATTCTTTACTTTGTCCCTTAAAGGAACACAAATCAATGACTGGTTTGCCTTTTAGATTTCGCAATTTCAACAAGagtcgctaataataataataataatagttttattcaacatcgaatggtataCTGCACacatacaaagaaacagtaatgattaaagtcatTTGTACAATACACACGACGcattcttctgaatacatcattaatttacaacaaaattacaataaaatgtttactgatttctattcacataatttcataaatcatttgttgttcttcatgtaagtatgatactcttctaatgtgtagaaatgGTATTTTACTAAAAATTTGTTAAGCTGATGTtccagtttaattgtaggaagagccatgactgcactaggcagtgtATTAGCTAATTTTATGCCTGCATACTGAGGCTGCTTTTCGTAAggggctgttctgtggctgccaatgtaaaatctttctttatttctagcatTGTACTGGTGCAAACctgtgtttgggtgcagtcttttcaaaagcaatatggcttttagaatgtatgtgtgtagcagttaacacctctgtttttggaaacaagttgcaacaagattccctatattttgctccacagatttttctcacaccccttttttgaagaatgagaagcttttctagattagctttggttgttgccccccaaatttcaataccatagttaaagtgagaggagaaaagagcatggtacgCAGTATTTAGGACTACGGTGcgtctacagaacttgctaatagtactgacttcaaatatattttttgacaacttagttgctgttgagtcaatatgtgtgtcccatttcaggttgctttggattgttaagccaaggaattttacattagactctttctttaccaattcgttgcccaCTTATAATTTAagttcattattcaaactacttttgttaaactccatcaaacatgttttactggtgcttacatttaagtggctttcattaaaaaactgaacaatttctttcgtCACATTCTTACactcggcctctagttcattacatgattcctttttacatatAATGGACATGCCATTGGCACACAGAACAATTTTGAAATTTATAGTACACTATTTAATATCATTTAAatacatcaagaacagaagggggcccaacaccgagccctggggcacgccatattttatgcaagtgatctctgatttgtagacaccactttccgttttaagtagaacaatctttttctattgctcatataacactttattaggtcattagcagcgcctctaatgcccatgttccatagattgtctaataggatgtcaatgttcacacaatcaaaggctttttccaggtctatgtatacacctgccacatgttccttcTTTTTGATACCCCCTAACACCACTTCAgttagttgagcagctgcagtgatagttgatttaccttttaggaatccattttgattttcgaacatcaggttgtgtttgttaagaaagtttataatcctgttgtatataactttctcaactattttggaaaagacaggaaggattgagactggtctgtagttttctattttgttgttgtcacctttcttaaaaatgggtgttacctgtgctatttttagtctgtctggaaaggtgcctgattctgttatattgttgactgctgcagacagaggtacagagactTCTTGGgtacaggcttttaaaacattagtatttaggccatcatgcccagctgaattagagggtttcagagagctaatgatgcccattatttctgcacagtttgtgggggctagatatatactatggtcacatgtattacctttaaaactgtagtgcatgtttttatatttgtcatttatggagtctcttactgaagaaaaatattcattaaaaatatttgcaatttctagTTGGTCTTTTTAgagcatgccattgtggttaatagtaaagtccatacgGGATTTGTCATTGCAGGTTGAAGCCTTCACTGCATTTCCTCTTCACATTCCGTCGAAACTATCTGTATTACAGTCCTCTGGCGTTGATTCATCACTTAACACTCAACCCAGGAAATTTTTGAAATAGCATATCTGATATTGTCCAGGCTCTACTTGTTGGTCTCGCACTGCAATATCTAGTTAACATTGAGTCTACCATGCCGATTCAGTTGCTGCCAATCGGTACAAGTAAGATCGAGATTCTATTGACATTTCCTGAACCAATGTTCTGGTGAATATTATTCTACATAAGCAATCTCTGAGCTAATTACAATAACCCACCAAGAAGTGTGCCAGGAATCTTGAGGCTTTGGGATGAAGGACTCTGAGGCTCCATTTTATTTTCGTGACAAAGACACTGACATGTATCCCAGTTTCCAGTTTTTAATATTCAGTCTTATTCTAATGTAACTGATACAAGAATTAAAATATGTTACCTCTCCTCTGGGTTTCGCATCTTTATTTCCTATCTCATTGCATGCATTGGACTTAATCACATGTGAATGTAATTTGTATATACTAATGAAATATGTTGAGTCAATAACAACTAGACTTTTGATCTAAAATATGTTTTCTGATTGTTCTATCATAACTCATGCTTGGGTAAAGATaagtcatcataatcacagaaacATTTACCCCATAACTGGTAATTTTAAAATCTTTCCACTTCGTAGATAAATTTCTGTTGACATCCATACGAAGATGCTAGCTGAGATTTCACAGCTTCTTATGATTACCGCCTGGCTGAAAATCTGCAATCACTTAATCAACTCTcttgaaatttgagaagattgcaCTGCGGTCGCAACCAGCGCCGCCTGATTAGTAACTAGCGACATGCTGATCCAGCTCATAAGAGGCCACAAAGCAATGACTCTCACTAACCATAGTTTTCCCGCATTTTCAGGAATACAGAGGAATAATGCACACTATTTGGAGCTGGGAGGCACGACTAACGGTGGTAAGTGTTTATTACATCATTTGGCTTTCTGATGTACTCCATCTACTCAATTAGAAACAAGAATATTACCAGTGCAACAGCAGTGTTTCATGCATGTTGGTACTTGTCAATAGCAACCAAGAGTATTTTTTACATCCATGACAAAATGGACAGGTTTCCTACACCTGAAACAAATCTCAGAAGTTTATTATGTGAACCAAATACCTATCAGGGTGTAACAGCGATTTCATCCTTTACATTGTCATTTGAAGGAACACAAATCTACGactcatttcccttttaaaattcgaAATTTCAAAAAGACTCGCTAATTCTGAGTTGCAAAATCTGGGTAAGTAGCCTACTGTTCTTCTTCATTCCTACTTTGACTGTGCAGACCCTAATTATGGGACATCTTACACAGGTACTATTTATTTATATCACTGCATGCTGATACTTGTATTTTAAACAAAGGCTGAATATTTTCACGCTAAATTATTTACCATCGCTTATTATTTCCTATACATAGACATCCAATAATAGAAAATGCTCTATTGAAGCTAATGTAATTCTATTTCCCATGACCAAAACTTCTTCAACTTTTAACGAAAACTGCAATTGCTACTGTACCTAAATGTATCTACCAATATTATTGTGCTACAACTCGTATCAAACTTATCAGTCACTAATATATGATGTAACAAATAGAAATAGTTTATATCTGTAATGACACCAGATTTCTTTTCTGGCTAATTCAACAGTATACTTGACTGCCTTCCTGTCCATGCCACATACTGCCAGTATTTTGGACACCATGTAGGGCGTTGAGGTGGTTAACTTGTGTTCTATTGTCTTCCTACTTTGGGGCAGCATTGTCATTGCTGTTGAACTGTGCAACAGTATTCTGGTCCATGTCACTCTTATTCTAGATCCCTCAGTGGCGAGACACAGCCAACGTCTGCATTTCCACCatgatgttgttgttatggtggcTTTTCATGGTCTGTTGGCATATTCGTCTGCCacagaaaatgaccttagaaatttTCACAGCATTGCTTCTTCGCATCCTGTCGCAACCATCTGAAGTAGAGTGGACTGGAGTTGATGCCTTCACTGCATTATGTCTCCACATTCCATCGAAACCACGTGTATTGCAGAGCTCTGGCGTTGATTCATCACTTAACACGCTACCCAAGCAATTCTTGAGCTGGTGGATGTGGTATTGTCCAGGCTGTACTTGTTTCTCTCGCACCGCAGAATCTTCTTGACACTGAGTCATCCATGTCGATTCAGTTGCTCCTGGTCACTACAAGTAGCATCGACATACTATTGACATTTCCTGGCACAATGTTCGGGCGATTATTATTCTCAACAGCCACTCTCTGAGATAAGTACAATAATCCACCAAGAAGTGTGCCAGGCCTTTTGAGGCATCTGGATGTCTCATTCCCTAGGCTCCGTTTCATGTCTGGAACAAAGCCAGTGAGATGTCTCCTAGCTTCCATCTTTTAATATTCAGCCTTATAATAATATAATTGATATCAGAATTCAAGTATGGTACCTCTCCTCTGCgtttcgattagattagattagtatttgttccataggtcatgaatacgactCTTCGTAATGATGAGGAACATGTCACGTTAATAAAagctgtctatacaagatattacactacACAAAATATTTGATGACACTTAAGATTTTTAATTTTTGCGGTGgtgggggaaattacccacttactatatccaaaaattcatctaaagagtaagggagttgccattaagaaattcttttaatttccttttaaatgctatatggccatctctcagacttttgatactattaggtaagtgactaaagacttttgtggcagcataatgtaccccctactgagccaaagttagatttaaccttgagtagtgaagatcatcctttctcctagtgttgtagccatgtacactgctattacttttgaattcgttcggattgttaataacaaatttcataagtacacacacacacacacacacacacacacacacacacacacacacacatatatatatatatatatatatatatatatatatatatatatatatatatatatatatatatatattgtgaggctacggtgaagatctctagctctttaaataagtgtctgcaggatgatcttggatgagctccagcaattattctgaatacacgcttttgtgcaatgaacactcttttactcaatgatgagttgccccagagtatgatgccatacgaaagcagagaatgaaaataggcgtggtaagctaatttactcagatgtatatcgccaaaatttgcgatgatcctaataacataagtagctgaactcaaacgtttcatcagatcctcagtgtgttttttccagttcaacgcctcatcaatgcatacacctagaaattttgaatattgtacCTTAGCTACcgaatttctgatcgaagtctatatttattatttGGTGTCATTCCAttaactgtgtggaactgtatatactgtgttttgtcaaagtttaatgagggcctatttgcagagaaccacttaataattttctgaaaaacatcatttacaatttcaccagttaatttttgtctgttgggtgtg comes from Schistocerca piceifrons isolate TAMUIC-IGC-003096 chromosome 8, iqSchPice1.1, whole genome shotgun sequence and encodes:
- the LOC124711965 gene encoding uncharacterized protein LOC124711965 isoform X2, whose protein sequence is MQFAVLLINVMWGAALAYPMKNKYGMQRINADYLDLRGTTMGGMQWLNADYLDLRGTTMGGMQRINADYLDLGGTTMGGIQRNNAHYLELGGTTNGGKCLLHHLAF
- the LOC124711965 gene encoding uncharacterized protein LOC124711965 isoform X1, with translation MRPAVRMSMEGMATNNMKPNVRMNMEGVTNTNMKPAARMNMEGMQRINADYLDLRGTTMGGMQWLNADYLDLRGTTMGGMQRINADYLDLGGTTMGGIQRNNAHYLELGGTTNGGKCLLHHLAF